The genomic window CGATGAATTGAACATGGCAATTAAACTGTTCCAAGATACAATGATGCGTGTTCGTTACTCTTCTATTCCAGTTGTGGTTGCGCCTCACGGAATGACTTTTGGTGGTGGATGCGAAATGAGCTTACATGCTGATAAAGTAGTTGCTGCTGCAGAAACATACATGGGATTAGTTGAATTTGGTGTTGGAGTTATCCCTGGCGGTGGTGGTTCTAAAGAAATGACTTTAAGAGCTTCAGATTTATTCCGCAAAAATGATGTGGAATTGAACGTTCTTCAAGAGTATTTCTTGACAATCGCAATGGCAAAAGTTTCGACTTCTGGTTATGAGGCTTTTGATACTGGACTTCTTCAACATGGAAAAGACATTATCGTAGTAAACAAAGATCGTCAGATTGCTGAAGCTAAAAAACATGCGTTGTTAATGGCTGAAGCTGGATATACGCAGCCAATTAGAAGAAACGATATTAAAGTTCTAGGAAAACAAGCTTTAGGTATGTTCTTAGTTGGAACAGATCAAATGCAAGCTGGAAAATACATTTCTGAGCACGACAAGAAAATCGCTAACAAACTGGCTTATGTAATGGCTGGTGGTGATTTATCTGAAGCAACTTTAGTATCTGAACAATATTTATTAGATATCGAACGTGAAGCTTTCTTGAGTTTATGTACAGAGCGTAAGACTTTAGAGAGAATTCAATACATGTTGACTAAAGGAAAACCGCTTCGTAATTAGAGAATAAGATGAAAGAAGCAAGAAACAAGACTTCAAAACAAAGTTTTGTCTTTTCTCTTACCTCTTGCCTCTTTCTTCTAATAAATCTTAAAAAAACAAAAACAAATGAAAACAGCATATATAGTAAAAGCATATAGAACAGCAGTTGGAAAAGCTCCAAAAGGTGTTTTTAGATTTAAAAGACCTGACGAATTAGCTGCAGAAACCATTCAGTTTATGATGGACGAACTGCCTAATTTTGATAAAAAACGTATTGACGACGTTATGGTAGGAAATGCCATGCCGGAAGCAGAACAAGGTCTAAACGTTGGACGTTTGATCTCTTTAATGGGATTAAAAGTGGAAGATGTTCCTGGTGTTACAGTAAACCGTTACTGCGCATCTGGATTAGAAACTATCGGAATGGCGACGGCTAAAATCCAATCAGGAATGGCAGATTGTATCATTGCCGGTGGTGCAGAAAGTATGAGTTATATCCCGATGGGAGGTTACAAACCAACTCCAGATTATAAAGTTGCTGCTGCAGGTCACGAAGATTACTACTGGGGAATGGGGTTAACTGCTGAAGCGGTGGCGAACCAATACAAAATCTCTAGAGAAGATCAGGACGAGTTTGCATACAACTCTCACATGAAAGCTTTGAAAGCTCAAGCTGAAGGAAAATTTGACAAACAAATCGTTCCGATTACTGTTGAGCAGACTTTCATCAACGAAAATGGCAAAAAAGAAACAAAATCATATGTTGTAAATAAAGACGAAGGGCCAAGAGCAGGAACTTCTAAAGAAGCTTTAGCAGGTTTAAAACCCGTTTTTGCGGCTGACGGAAGTGTAACGGCTGGTAACTCTTCTCAAATGAGCGACGGTGCGGCTTTTGTTCTAATCATGAGCGAAGAAATGGTAAAAGAATTAAATCTTGAGCCAATTGCACGTTTGGTAAATTTTGCTTCTTCTGGTGTTGAACCAAGAATTATGGGTATTGGTCCTGTAAAAGCTATTCCGAAAGCATTAAAACAAGCGGGATTAACATTAAACGATATCGAATTAATTGAATTAAACGAGGCTTTTGCTTCTCAAGCTTTAGCAGTTACTCGCGAATTAAATATAAATCCAGAAATCGTAAACGTAAACGGTGGAGCAATCGCTTTAGGTCACCCTCTAGGATGTACAGGAGCTAAACTTTCTGTTCAGTTATTCGATGAAATGAAACGAAGAGGTAACAAATACGGAATCGTTTCGATGTGTGTGGGGACTGGGCAAGGAAGCGCTGGAGTCTACGAAGTATTGTAATAAGTAGTATTAAGTAAAGTATACGTCCAGTTTGGTCATTGCGAGGAACGAAGCAACCTCGCTAACAATTGCGCAAAGCAAGTGTGGTTGCTTCGTTCCTCGCAATGACAAGATTGAGCAAAAACAAAATATAAAAAAAACATAATCATGGCAGATACAATCGAAAAAAACGTGACTCGTGGTGGTCAGTTTTTAGTTAAAGAAACAAAATGCGAGGACATCTTCACACCAGAAGATTTCTCTGAAGAGCAGTTAATGATGCGTGACTCTGTAAAAGAGTTCGTTGACAAAGAATTATGGGCGCACAAAGATCGTTTTGAGAAAAAAGATTACGC from Flavobacterium sp. KACC 22763 includes these protein-coding regions:
- a CDS encoding thiolase family protein, translating into MKTAYIVKAYRTAVGKAPKGVFRFKRPDELAAETIQFMMDELPNFDKKRIDDVMVGNAMPEAEQGLNVGRLISLMGLKVEDVPGVTVNRYCASGLETIGMATAKIQSGMADCIIAGGAESMSYIPMGGYKPTPDYKVAAAGHEDYYWGMGLTAEAVANQYKISREDQDEFAYNSHMKALKAQAEGKFDKQIVPITVEQTFINENGKKETKSYVVNKDEGPRAGTSKEALAGLKPVFAADGSVTAGNSSQMSDGAAFVLIMSEEMVKELNLEPIARLVNFASSGVEPRIMGIGPVKAIPKALKQAGLTLNDIELIELNEAFASQALAVTRELNINPEIVNVNGGAIALGHPLGCTGAKLSVQLFDEMKRRGNKYGIVSMCVGTGQGSAGVYEVL